Proteins encoded together in one Lathamus discolor isolate bLatDis1 chromosome 3, bLatDis1.hap1, whole genome shotgun sequence window:
- the LOC136011018 gene encoding G-protein coupled receptor 35-like, translated as MNVSNNCSITNLEPDHHVCLIELALYSAIFLFGALFNALALWAFCKIKKWTETRVYAINLVFADCFVICTLPFMAYFLWNKSARDKLCQFTETAYFINMLVSIYIITFVSTDRYIAIKHPLKARAFMSPSKAALLCGLLWVSVVVGATAHIWQSQSTLHFQKDTTVPAALSPLSMFFIFILPLAILTLYSTGVIRSLKRCLNTSAPEEKSIQKAVHIIYTNLIVCLVCFLPAFFGLLARFIMDSVAATSFVLQVMKNISCVTRCIATSNCCLDSVCYYSVTKEFHEALLPPKTSSDKTDQIQPLQTHTC; from the coding sequence atgAATGTGTCAAACAACTGCAGTATCACAAATCTAGAACCTGATCACCATGTCTGCCTCATTGAACTTGCTCTGTATAGTGCCATTTTCTTGTTTGGAGCTCTGTTTAATGCCCTTGCCCTTTGGGCGTTCTGCAAGATAAAGAAGTGGACAGAAACAAGGGTGTATGCAATCAACTTAGTCTTCGCAGACTGCTTTGTCATCTGCACCTTGCCTTTCATGGCTTATTTTCTCTGGAATAAGTCAGCCCGAGACAAACTCTGCCAATTTACAGAGACAGCATATTTCATCAACATGTTAGTGAGCATCTACATAATTACATTTGTCTCCACTGACCGATACATTGCCATAAAACACCCCTTGAAAGCCAGGGCCTTCATGTCTCCATCAAAGGCAGCCCTTCTCTGTGGGCTTCTGTGGGTCTCTGTGGTAGTGGGTGCCACTGCACACATTTGGCAGAGCCAATCCACCCTCCACTTCCAGAAGGATACCACCgtgcctgctgctctgagccCGCTTTCcatgttcttcatttttattcttccattaGCAATCTTAACTTTATACTCCACAGGAGTGATCAGGAGCCTCAAGAGATGCCTGAACACCAGTGCACCAGAAGAGAAATCAATCCAGAAAGCTGTTCACATTATCTACACAAACCTGATTGTATGTCTAGTATGTTTTCTGCCAGCCTTCTTTGGGTTACTTGCCAGGTTCATAATGGATAGCGTTGCAGCTACCAGTTTCGTGCTCCAGGTTATGAAGAACATCTCCTGCGTGACAAGGTGTATTGCCACATCTAACTGCTGCCTGGATAGCGTCTGCTACTACTCTGTGACCAAGGAGTTCCATGAAGCCCTTCTACCGCCCAAAACCAGCAGTGATAAAACAGATCAAATCCAGCCCTTGCAGACACACACTTGCtaa